ccccacactatgtctacggagcctcaatatataaagaagagtacaatgataatgccggcaacaaggccccggctatacctcaaaccgaatacacaaagtacaaaagatacataaccccagaatgaagtgggctcaccaagtcagctgggaagaatgtgtactgctatcactgatcaatatctcctggtGTGGAACCACCTTAATCCATTTAAAGATGaagtgcccccgacaaaagggacgttagtaccgtcgagtagcactagtatgtataactaaacagtctctcaatagaatgacaaataatacaaacaagattatcataatatcaatgaaagccttaattaacatcaaacctcaatttaggatcaagacaatgttcaaattaattctcatatctcacattgggagatttttagtatcgatataccattccACAaaaccattattcacaaaaccagtatcCATAAAACCAATActaccgtactcttagcacggtgtccaatcatgacccgatcggctaggccatctcattagagacatcaaccacaatttctctcaatatcaataccaccatctttaacacagagtccgatcacgacccgatcggctaggctatccattagggacatcgaccacaatcacaatttcaattacaatttccagcacaatcaccaccatgtatgcggcatggtgtccgatcacgacccgatcggctatcctatccattagggacatcaacctttttatatcaatcatcgcatttcatattactttcacatattttcgtttcattggcactaatggccataattataagatcattcttggcacgttggccatattcagtatttcatgcataccttatcaatttcaaatatcattatcatcatcaacaacaaatacaattcaaatcaaggtgtgtagcaCACacgtgagcaatttagagtctaaggcacatagatatatttcacaaaatttggcataatagccttcattggaacttgacttaaagtcgaaacattattaatgcacaacccatattttaacacatcctcaattggtaacataacatgaataaagcatttgggatgcttgttgaacatatatctttcaacctaatcttactcggaatagccaatttcataatgaattactcgggacttacataatttacatgaatatcatgggattcaattctaagagaagattttagccaacatacctcacttgagcttccttaaactctaaaaagttccggaattcttagcaacttcaatctattgtagacatataacaaattgaatcaaaatttggaagatgatcatggttctagctcacttgagtattttatcaaacacttggtgtgcataaggtttcaatgtcctttttatgaaggattccatcatcccacaactcaatctttacaATTTTTAGCTCAAcgatcttcctacaccctttgatgcccgaaaattatcttgctagttacccattttgaGAAGATTtttaaattagggtttagggtgtagaatcttacctctaggataaagacctagtgagcttcccttcttaatcttccaaaacctgagtaataattgaagaaaaattattgaagaacaccttctcactctagggcactttctctcactctaaaatataagattatggctcaaaaatggcccaaaaaaacccaaaaatggagctccggaacatttctgcggtcgcatatgtgaccgcataatggatatgcggaccgcatattggtcgcataattgctgataaAAGGATCAAAAAAGCTGTAtatgtatgcggtccgcatagctgttatgcgatcgcataatgcaccgcataacatttatgccgtcgcatagtcgaccgcatagttgcttccattTGACCCAATTAGCtatctcactctgcggccattatgcgatctgtagagtgattctgtggtggcataatggaccgcagaaatgcacttttccgccaaaaattttcttttactttcctgtgcattgttcaacccaaaaagtccgagcatcattaaacattattttctttgcaaattttaccgggctttacacttaagctcttcaaaattttctggggtgttacaattCTGTTTGGCCCTGTTAAGAATGGGGTACACTTATGTGGTACAGTATTTTTATGGTGATTGGTTTACATTGAAAATGCCTCATTGGACCTTAAACCTGTGGAAAAGAGTGAGTCATTTATGGTTAGGGGTATCTGGGAGTAGGGTTTAACTCTTGGTTTGGCTGCTCTTCCCGGCACAAGCATTTCCCTGGGCCCTatagacccttgggaactttgaagtgtcgggggattcaaagggggcttttgtaaggccccgtaaaaacaaattctaatgatttaagattttaaagtgcgccaatggtatttgggaataacgtatttgagtattaaaggagacatatgggatagagccacatcatgttgaattgataatgtatgtttaaggtgttttggaacatactaaggagttttggaattggcaagaacttgtgtggaacaagttgtacacattaagtggaaaggatgtttcaattggcatAAGACCAAACTTCAAATGAATATAACTCCCTCAATATAATGGCTTAGGttgtgatatacctatcaaatttaagccctttgagtctagtttccaatgcatcaaaccgttcatcatttgaatatatctacagaaagttatggccattgtactggacctgtgtcatatgcgtacccagatgcgcggccgcgcatatttgagagtttctacCTCAGGTGCGCGGCTAGATGTGCGGACGTGCACGtaggagctcatttaatacccccaaggccgggtagagagagagGTTAAGTCATTTTTAAGCTAAAAccttatattttagagagaagtgagagtgttttatagagaggaagtagatgaagctttttattcatcaagatcttgttcaagccttgaaatccaagaAGGAAATCTCataagatcttcactcaagaggtaagattcaaacccctaatcttcaatttcgagtttggggtaaaagatgggtgattggaagtatgattcttgggtgtaagagtattaattatacatgcttgtaccaataaggtttgtgggaagattgttgagctcaaataagtaaggattgggttgtggagtgaaggaaatcttgtagaagaaccttgtagttaaatttgcacacctagtgtttgataaaatgctcaaatgagatgaaaccatgaatatcttcctaattatggttcaattttgttatgtctcaaaatagttTGGGATTGCTAAAATTTCCAGAACGTTGTactaatttaaggaaagctcaaagcgaggtatgttggctaaactttctcttttaaaatcgaattccataatatttccgtaagtttcaaagtatgatttgcgtattaaaatgctatgtctttgagtcgtgttccaaatgaaggttatgatgccaaattgtgtgagaaatcctcaatattcttaagactcttaattagtCATATGTGTGCCTAAAGTTTTGACTGAAAATGTCTTGtggttgataatctataaagatgcttgaagatgaaataagtgaattggggatatagagtgtggccaacgtgccaagaatttaagttataattatggctactggtgccaatgaaatgagagagtgtgataaagattatgaaatgagcctcgactcaactgtttaaaaatgatttcaaaaatcgaattgcctaaaagcttttctACGAAaatcatgcccataagtggctgttttaactaatgctttgctttataaatatatccagtgtgattcgagttctatatactcatgtgttgaaattgtacgtTGTCATTTTTGGGGAAgcgtattgcaagaataaatggtgtattgattgtatatgatttttcatgtgtgtttctattgttggtggGTATGCCTCATTCATTAGGAAGAAACCATTtatgtttgaagttcccatttcaaatggatatgaagtatataatttatggaatattctatatgttgatatttgatggagatctttgaaattgaatgaggtaaaagtgtggaatatgcaatacggccatcgtgccaggaataaagaatcttgtgaatggacaAATGAGCCaatgaaatattgttgttgtgagtgactggaaatactaatgagaatttatacaatgtgaaagatgttgaggtgagtacaattgtatttatgttacctttgtgtgcaaatgaaatcaaaaaaaaaaaaattttgggagcatcattagcaaaaccgaggaaggatGGGTCATAATGCCCACACCTGAAATTACACGTGCTGGTGTagaggtggattgtgattattccccttatttgggatgagattgatgtgataaaattattcctcttaattgaaattgagattttggttgatgtcttcaaataagacagcctagtcgatcgggttgtgatcggactccgtgctaaaattacggtggtattggtattgatagtaattgtggttgattctctaaggagATACCCTAGCGGATCAGGTcatgatcggacttcgtgctaaaattacggtggtattggtattgatagtagttgtggttgattctctaaggagatagcgtagccgatcgggtcgtgatcggactcctagccgatcgggtcgttatcggactccgtgctaaaattacgatggtattggtattgatagtaattgtggttgattctctaaggagatagcctagccgatcgggtcgtgatcaaacTCTgcgctaaaattacggtggtattggtaatgatagtaattatggttgatgtctctaatgagatagcctagccggtcgggtcgtgatcgaactccgtgctaaaagtacgatggcattgatattgtgaacattggtattgtgaacatcggtattgtgaacactggtattgtgaacatcggtattgtgaacattggtattgtgaatagttatattgtgaacagtggtatatcggtgctaatggtCTCCCAACCAAAACAAAATTGTAAATGAAGTTCATCTTTTGAAAATtaatatgttttaactggacatttggatattgttgattgtgacttgctgtttctatgtgttgccttttcttatatgggcattctattttgaaagaggacttttaggtatacatactagtgctattcgacggtactaacgtcctttttgccgggagtgttgcatctttaatggatgcaggtggttctacagcaggcggtattggtcagtgatagcggtacactcttttcagctgacttagtgagccccacttcatttcggggtcatgtatcttttgtttctcatctactttgtggttgaggtatagcctgggacttgttgccggtatttccatatttctcttctattgtacttagaggctccgtagacaagttGTGGGGTGGTATTTAATGTGGGGAATTaaattagaaatgttggtatttcgaaatcatatttttcattaatcctataaactcataatattttggaaaattatgaatgaagctgctaatgggaatgaaaaggaagttgttaataaaatcttttcagtgtttgattaatggagtacatctcctctttattcatgaatgagtttgggtagaaggaaatctaataggcttgatcggccgggttctctcggttgagcgccggtcgcgctccccgagtttggggcgtgacagcttTGACCTTGAGTGGAACTCTACCCTTATCCTCTAATTCATTTATATTCAATACTCCTTTTGgatttagtgtttaatgacaatgaaAGCTTTTCAATGTAAATCTTTTACCATATATAACCGCCACATTAGTATGACCTTTCATAATATTTAAGTATTGTtagttgctatattttgtttaaGTCATTAACTCACATATTTCATCTATGATTGTGTGTATAGAATATGTATCTAATgactttctctctttcttttgaaCATGTACAACTATTGGACATGCTGAGTTTCCAAGGAACTCAGGCCTAAACTCCGCGTCATGCATCTAAAATCTGGAGCATGTTGCTATCCATTCTCGCTGATTATTGGGCCTACCTCTTTTAGGCCCAAACCAGAGTCACTCCTTACTTTTTACTACTTTATTACATATTGTTATTTATATGCTCTCACATGTATATACATTTTCTCTCTTCATATTTTATTTAGTATTTTGATTTACCTTTTGAATTACATAAATATCTTAGGCCAGCCTTAAAGAACATAGGGttaaaataaatactaaataGTAACTTTTTAATTCATCAATCATGTGCTGCTTACGTTGTTAATCTGATAGTTTTTACTAACTTTTTCATGATGATTTTGAAGATCAAAATAACTTAGCCAAGGCGACATTCCCTTTTTTTCAAAACCAGAAACGAATCGCACGACTAGCCTCTTAAAAGAAATTGACTCTTTCAAAACTTAGGTGCAGCCTCCCAACAAGGCTTTCAAACATCCCCTCACTAAGATTTAGGTAATTTCAGAAGCCAAGGTATACCTTAGACTCATTTTCTTATAACATCTTAGAATTATATGAACAtccattatttaaaaaaataaagtgtTTTTGCACATGTTTTATGCAAACCTTTCAATTTTAGAACTCTTTTAATTACATAAATGGTAGTTTTCAAGACTCTTTCTAAAACTCATACCCCTTTTTAAATTTCGGATCCCTTCTAACATCCTACTCTCACTTAGATAAGTATTAAGCCATGCCTCTCTAATACTAATTAAGAAGAATATAAAAAACTAACCCtttaaacctagtctaagtcTTATGGAGCTACCCTAGGTAGATTTTAtgggatgcctaacaccttccccttagaagaacaagaacccttgcCCAAAAAATTCATCGGTTAGCAAACTAATAAAAAATATGACTTtgataattaaataggtaccctaatatatatttaaatactaggtggcgactctctttcaccAATAACagagaaatcacaagttgaatcttgtcttGACTCATGCATAATAAGGTGCAACTGTCTCGCACCGATTGCCTACAAATCCGGCCAGGCCACCGGTCAAGTAGAAAcccagaaaattcaagccagattTGAGTCTAaggatcaaagaagaagtcaacAAGTAGATAGAAGCAAATGTGGTGAGAGTCACCAATTATCCTACATGGTTGGCAAATATTGTACTGGtaccgaagaaggatgggaagaaCAAGATATGTGTAGACtaccgagatctcaacaaagccgGTCCCAAGGAGGACTTTCCTCTGCCAAATATCCATATCCATATTGACAACTGTGTGAAACATGAGTTGTAATCATTCGTGGATTGTTTTGCTAGACGCCACCGGATTCTAATACATGAAGAAGACACATAAAAAAATAGCATACAGCACACCGCGGGGAGTCTATTGCTACAGGGTCATGTCGTTTGGTCTCAAGAATGTTGGGGCTACCTACATTAGGGCCACGATGACCCTCCTTCATGACATGATCCACAAGGAAATTGAAGTATATGTGGATGAATTCATCATCAAGTCGCGGAAGAGTGCAGATCATTTGAACAACTGAAAGAAGTTCTTTGAACGATTGCAGAGATATagcttgaagttgaatcctatgAAGTGTGCATTCAGAGTACCCCCAGGAATCCTATCAAGGCCATTCAAGACTTTCCTCCACCCAAATCAAGAAGGACGTGATGAGCTTCCTTAGAAGATTGAACTACATCAGCATGTTCATAACTTAGTCAACAGTAATGTGTGAGCTGATTTTCAAGTTGTTGAAGAAGGATGTCGCTACAAAGTGGACAGAGGAATGTCAAAAAGCTTTCAACAGAATTAAAGAATATTTGTTGAGTCCACCAGAGTTAGTCCCTCCGGAACCTGTGAAGTTGCTACAACTATACTTGTCCGTCTTGGATTTTGCATTTGGATGTGTATTGGGATAACATGATGAGACTGGAAAGAAGGAGAAAGCTATCTATtacttgagcaagaagttcacaccataCAAAGCCAAATACACCTTGTTAGATTGGACCTGCTGCGCTTTGACCTGGATTGCTCAGACGTTAAGGCACCACTTATCGGCATATAACAGATATCTAATATCCTGActcgacccgctcaagtacatctttcagaagtCGATTCCTACAGGAAAGTTGGCCAAGTGGCAACTTCTTCTCAGCGAGTTTGACATTGTGTACGTGACACAAAAATCTATCAAAGGACAAGTATTGGATGATTATCTTGTAGAAAACCCGGTGGACAAGGTTGACTGGCCACTTACCACATATTTTCCAGATAAAGAAGTGTTGTTCGCAGAGGAGGACATTACAGATTCATACCCAGGGTGTAGAATATTGTTTGATAGAGTGGCCATTTTCAAGGGTGTAAGAATTGGGGCAGTGCTAATTTCTAAGTCAGGACAATATTATCCAGCTTCAGCTAAGATAAGGTTCCCTTGCACAAATAATATGGCGGAATACGAGGCTTTCATCCTAGAGATTATGAGGGCAGTTACCATGAACATCAATGAACTTTTTGTCATAGGAGATTCTGATTTGCTGATACACCAAGTTCGGGGTGAATGGACCACAAGGAATGTCAAGATCCTTCCATACTTGCACGACGTGAAAGAGGTGTGTAAGAAGTTCAACAACATCGAGTTCAAGCATGTTCCCgaaatccagaatgagttcgccgATGCTCTTGCAACTTTGTCATCTATGATCCACCATCCGGACAAGAATTACATTGACCTAATCAGATAGAGGTTCGAGATCAACACAAACACTGTTTTCGTGTCGATGAAGAGCCAGATTGTAAGCCTCGGTACCATGACAACAAAAGGTTCTTCCTAGTAAGAGATTACACAGAAAGTGCCTCTAACTGTCAGAAGCGAGCATTGAGAAGACTAGCGAATCACTTTTTTGTTAACGGGGAATTATTGTATAGAAAAACCCGGATTTGGGACTATTAAAGTGTGTGGATGCTGCTGAAGCAACAAGGTAATTGGAAGAGATACACGTAGGAACGTGCGGACCATATATGAACGGTTTCACCTTAGCCAAGAAGCTTTTGAGAGCCGGATACaattggatgaccatggaaagtgATAGCATCCGctatgtgcagaagtgtcaccagtgtcAGCTTCACAGGGATTTCATCCAGGTGCTGTTGAATGAGTTAAATGTACTGGGTTATCCTTGGTCATTTGCCACTTGGGGCATGGATTTGATTGGACCTATAGAACCCACCGCATCGAACGAGCATTGGTTCGTCTTGGTAGCCATCGACTACTTCCCAAAATAGGTCGAAGCCTCTACATATAAGGCTGCcacaaagaaggtagtggcaGATTTCGTCCATAACAACATAGTCTGCAGATTCGAAATTCTAGAGTCAATCATAACTGACAACGCAGCCAATCTCAACAGCGATCTTATGAGGGAGATTCGCGAGAAATTCAGAATCGTCCACCACAATTCCACAGCCTACAGGATACAAATGAATGGAGCAGTTGAAgcagccaacaaaaatattaagaGGATCTTACGAAAGATAGTGGATAATCACAAGCAATGGCACATGAAGCTATCCTTTGCCTTACTATGTTACCGCACCACTACGAGAACATCTACTAGGGCAACACCATACAAGTTGGTATATGGAACAGAAATGTGATACCCGCAGAGGTCGAGATACCATCTTTGAGAGTCATCCAGGAAGACAAGCTAGATGATGCAGAATCGACACGTGTCAGGCAAgaacaactcatgctcattgattAAAAGATAATGAACGCAGTTTGTAATGGTCAGCCTTATCAAAATAGGATGGCCAATATGCGTTCAATAGAAAAGTGAAACCTTGGCAGTTCACCCCCGGGCAACTAGTGTTGGTCCATCGAGTATTGTCAGGAGGTGCACTTATCCTAGTAGTAATGGACTGCAGAGTCAGCACGCAGCCCATCAATGCAGacacaatcaagagatactacattTGATGACAATCCCCCTCCTGTAATAGATAATCCAAATATCAGTTTGTATGTATTCGGAACTACGCCACGACTAGATTTTCTTTGGCCGGAATACGTAGGTAATCCATGCCAGATTCAACCATCAATTGTAATCGAACTATGTtttggcctgattccatttggatacataggcactctgagtcagactcggccaCTTCATTTCAAATTTCTTACCACTTTGTATATATTGTAACTGAACTACGtcttgacctgattccatttggatacgtaggctgcctgagtcagtctcgatcatcataatttatattagcATTTTATCATCCTCGAACTACGTTCAGACATGATTCCGCTCAGATATGTAAATGACCTGAAAaggttcggtcataaccttaggaaagcCTTTGTTATACACTAGTTTATATTAGGATATGATCGCGATGACAAGAAGCTACGTCATCAGTGGAATATCTTAAAGATCGTCATCATTAGGACCGAACCATGCAGAAATGTTACTCGCATCAGAAGGAACTactaaacatgtcataatccggaatAACAATGTTTACCATAAACATAAACGATTTTTCAAAATAATATTAGAAATCCTACTCTTCCACCCACCAAACATCGTGGCGTAACCCACCACATCTGGGGCATGGCCAGGTCTATgatcaacacaaatcaacacTCCTCCCCTACTAACAAGTTTTGTTTGAGCGCAATATCGACAAGAATCAAGGGACACCAGAGCGCACCAGGAACAATGATGAACCCGCTACAATTGCATGAGCCCCTATCTCTCCTTTATTATTCATTTTCTCATATGGTTAAGGATTAACAATTCTTTGCAGGTAATTCGGAATCAATTCTTCAATGCGATCGAAGCACCCTATATATATTAATCTGTTTGCTCTACCAATTGGAGAATCTTGTACATATCGAGCCGTCGGACCCGTCTATCGGAGCTTTGTATATAGCAAGCCATATGCTCTACCAATCAGAGCAGCTTGTACATATCATGTCGTCAGCCCCGTTAATCGgagtcctgtatatagcaaactgctAGCCTCGCCAATCGGAGCCCTGCACATAGCAAACCGTCCAGTTTACCAACTGGAGCACTTTGCACATATCGCACCATCACTCTGCCACATCGCAGATTCCAACATTCAaagtcaactactcccatcacGCGAAGATACTCCCATCCTGCGAAGATACTAAATTCAAAGTCAATTACTCCCATCGAGCGGAGATACTCCTATCATGTGGAGATTCAAATGCTCTGACAGTTACGGAATGGTACACAACCCGGCTAACCATCAAGTCAAATTTTAAGGCCCGTCCTAGACATCCCAAATAATACTCCGGAGCTTGGAAATTTCAAAATGAAACATCCCATCACCCAAAGATCCCAAATTACGGCTAGCCGGCAGCCaggcatcatcattcctgcataTTTACATCATATCTTCCTTTTTACAGGATCAAACACTACAACATGGAACGTCTTCTAAGCAAGAAACAAGTTACACCGCTATGAGGGACACCAAACTCATAAGCGAGCCAGGGATCCAAACTCCAACTCAATCTGATTAGTAGGACTCAAAAATCGTCAAGTCTTCCAAATCTCATAATCAAGATGCAATCCGTGAAGTCATTCGGTTCCAAAATCCTTTCGTCTTGCAGTATCATCGTAACACAATACTGGGGTAATTCCTACAAGCGCGCCCTCTCCAAATCACCATTCTAGAACTACATGAGGCCTaatcctcgttaagcccgaggtatgtaggCGATTCAAAGCCAGAATCAGCCCCTAATCACATAGATTATGATCTTTCCCAATCTCGTGAACCATCTCTGCAATTTCTTTGCCcaaaaactctttcatcgtctccggaTAGAGAATGGCATCTCTTGAcgatcaattttgaccctcccttttaaaattaaattagttATGCTTATTAACAAGCAATAAATGtggtaaaatattttctaatcaataatacctaattttctaaaatataaaagataaaaataattaatattgttGAATTAATAGCAATTTgatattaaatattattaaataaattactcttACTGTTTTGGACTATTAAAATAacctttatattttaataatcaagttttataattaattcaatGAATTAGCCTTTAATTTATAACTATACTGTCTTTATTACTTTATTTAGCCAAAATTAGTTTAATAATTCAATAAACGAAATATTAGAgcaattaataattaattacagtaattaaaaatatatttgatgattatattttATTACGATTAATTAAGTATGATTAAGTTGATTTTAAAAGGGATTAAACGGCCAAAATGCTTCAAGTGCAATTAACATATTATACTCAATGTGGCTATGTGTTAAAGTCCATTTCAGTTGTTTAACCCAAAACACACGAGCCCAAACGCCTTGAGTCGGACCAGACCCACCTCCTCTATCCTATGTTGGCGATCTCTGTCACCCAATCCGAGTCAATTAACAAATGTCACATCACCCATCTTCCGTACTCACAAAAGAAGCACACCATTGATCCAAAGTATCAACGATCCataattaatcttcatttttcttttatttcaaagTCATTGCCAAAACTCATTCCAACTGTTGGATCACAAAGATCCAACAACGGTCACTTTTTCTCATAATACAACTTTTATAAATTTTATACTATGAAATATTAGggtcgttgatcaaatgatcTAAAGGCCCAGATTCATTTGTGCATCTTAAACCAACCAAACACCCCTAAACCCTCATTCATTCTCAACCCTACCCGTCCGCCTCTCTTTCTCAAATCTCTCTCTTTTCTTTCATCCCCATCAACCCCGTCAATCACAaatccttgcacaaatttgtgtaAGGTAACAAATTCAAACCCCAAATCACCCAATGTGACCCCTACATATGCGAATCATGCCGATACTTCCGTTTTCATCACCCAAATTCAAAAGCTCTAATTTGAACCCTAGACCTAAATCGTGCTACAAAGAACAATCTGTTCTCCCATCGTTCTTTCAAATTCATGGCATGCATGACCGTGTCTTAGACTTCATTATCATTATTCTTTGTCTTGAGGTCAAATGTAGAGGTCAAATTTAGTGAGCTCTGAACATTGGAGCTTTGTCCGATGGATTTTCGCCTTCAACGGCCATCTCCTTGTGCCCAGGTAAATCTGTGTTATTTTTCCCCTCTGTTCTTCACCAATTTCACCTCTATTGCTATCATCATCTATGTAATCATCATTTTCCACTATCGATTTGAAATCTGACCGGAATCCCAAGTcttgaatgccactataaaaggGGCATTAAATGTCATCACCTAACACACATCTAATACTATCAGAAACACAAAAGGAAAGTAAGAAAAGGATTTCAATTTCAGGTTTTCTTGCTAGTCCACTAATACTCCCTGATTTTCCCTGTTCCTATCACGCCCTGACCTTGGGAAGCgcaaccgacgctcaaccgagatatcct
The DNA window shown above is from Nicotiana tomentosiformis chromosome 8, ASM39032v3, whole genome shotgun sequence and carries:
- the LOC138897430 gene encoding uncharacterized protein — encoded protein: MCELIFKLLKKDVATKWTEECQKAFNRIKEYLLSPPELVPPEPVKLLQLYLSVLDFAFGCKSIPTGKLAKWQLLLSEFDIVYVTQKSIKGQVLDDYLVENPVDKVDWPLTTYFPDKEVLFAEEDITDSYPGCRILFDRVAIFKGVRIGAVLISKSGQYYPASAKIRFPCTNNMAEYEAFILEIMRAVTMNINELFVIGDSDLLIHQVRGEWTTRNVKILPYLHDVKEVCKKFNNIEFKHVPEIQNEFADALATLSSMIHHPDKNYIDLIR